The genome window TTTGCAACTACCTTGTCCATGAATACGGCGTCGCATCCCTGTGCTTCCATGTCAAGAAGCGCGGTCATGTTGTCCTTGAAGCCGACTATGGTGATGTCAGCCGCCAGATCGGAAGCCTCTAAGATATCCTGAGCGGTGGAGCCGTTCTGTACTGCAACGGTCTTGCCCTTAACATCTTCGATGCTTGCGATGGGAGAACCGTTAGCAACAACGAATACCATGTCGTTGTTAAGATAGGGATCGGAAAGATTCATAGCCTCGTCGCGCTCTTCGCTGTAAGACATACCGTTCCAGATCATGTCGATGTTGCCGCTGTTAAGCTCCATTTCCTTTGCGTCCCAGGAGATGGGCTGAACTGCAAGCGTAACGCCGAGCTTGTCGGCAACTGCCTTTGCAAGGTCGATATCAAAGCCTACGATCTCGTTATCGTCGTTTCTGAAGCCCATCGGCGGGAAACTGTCGTCAAGACCTAAGATGATCTCGCCCTTAGCCTGAACGTCTGCAAGGGAAGTGTCGTCCGCCGTGTCCTGAGCCTCTTCGCCCTGAGCGTCGCCTGCTTCTTCCTCCGTCTGCTGTGCATCGGAAGTATCTTCCTTATTGGTGTTCGAGCAGCCGGCAAATACGAATACTGTAGCCATCATAAGGATCGCCAAAAGAAGTGCCAGTAATTTTTTACCTTTCATTTTCTCATACCTTCCTAAAATTAGTTATTGCATCAAATTATATTTTGACGCGCTGTTATTATAGCGCACTATCACGGTAAAGTAAAGTATTAAAGGCAAACTTAATAAAAATATTGCATAAAAAGGGGAATATGAAGCGTAAACTGATATGCTCGGAGGTGGATAAGTTGACGTGTTACTTTAATATTGAAGTTGTAAGCGCGCCGTCTTTTTACAAAAGGCTTTCGTTTTTAAGAAAAAAGCCCGAGATCGAGGTGCTTAGGCTGACGCGCGAAAGAGAGCTGCTTTATACGCGCATTTTAACGTATAAGAACGAATCTGCGCGCACCGTCGGGCAGCGAATAAAAAAGGCGGCCGACGATGCTTTCGAAATGGGCATGGACGCGGCGCTTTCGTCCGATGAGCGATTTACAAAGCTTCTTTGTGATTTGGGGATCGATACGCAGGCAGATATGGCCGCATATATTTTTTCGCACGCCGAAAAAATAATACGCTTCGCGTTAATGCAGACACAATTCGCGAAAGAGGACGCCGCAGTGATATGCGACGATTCGGGGCGTCGTATTTCGCATGGGCTCGTCGATATGATCTCCGCCGTGTGCCGCAATATTTGCGTCGTAAGTAAAGACGAGA of Clostridia bacterium contains these proteins:
- a CDS encoding amino acid ABC transporter substrate-binding protein; this encodes MKGKKLLALLLAILMMATVFVFAGCSNTNKEDTSDAQQTEEEAGDAQGEEAQDTADDTSLADVQAKGEIILGLDDSFPPMGFRNDDNEIVGFDIDLAKAVADKLGVTLAVQPISWDAKEMELNSGNIDMIWNGMSYSEERDEAMNLSDPYLNNDMVFVVANGSPIASIEDVKGKTVAVQNGSTAQDILEASDLAADITIVGFKDNMTALLDMEAQGCDAVFMDKVVANYTISANAKDYQVLEEGLSPEVYVIGFRKGDQALRDAVQQALHELKEDGTVAEISTKWFGSDVTIIE